From the Lathyrus oleraceus cultivar Zhongwan6 chromosome 3, CAAS_Psat_ZW6_1.0, whole genome shotgun sequence genome, the window taaaacaaaaatataattttttcttttatCGTGTGAGTAAAATTGTATAGTCTAGTTTCAAATAAGCAATTTTTTTAAATGGAGAGTTAAATGGTAAATTATTTTTTGTAAAGTTGCTTACATTAAAATCGGAGGGAGTGGTATAACTTTCATGATCATTGGTGGTGGGGTACCTTAAGTGGAGGATTAAAATCTAAACGCACACAATGATCATTGGTGGTGGGGTACCTTAAGTGGGGGATTAAAATCTAAACGCACACAATGATAGTGGACCTGGAGTCAACATATTGACTATTCAAACGCATTCACGAGTCTTCCCTGAAGTTGTTTGGAAACAGATTAAGCATAACATGTTTTTCTCCCTTTCCTTCTTGTCTGGTTTGATGACTTTTGGAAGTCTCGAAGACTTTGACTTAATGTTTCTTTCGTATTCAAAACAATAATAAAACTAATTACTACGTAGTAATGCATAAATGAAATGATTTCATTGGCCATTGATACGTCAAAATTGGCCATCTATTGGACAATTTCAACGGACAATTTAATATATTCATCAATGTTTTCATGTTTTTAATGTTCGGCATCAAATTTCTTTTCCCAGTACATATCCCGCTCAAAGCATAAAGGAAAATACCATTAAGGCCATAATGATCGTACTAAGCCTGTCGGAATAATTTTATCAAAAAATGTGTGGGAGAGATAGAGATAAAGATAAAGATAGATAGAGAGGAAAACTTTTTTACACTAGAAGAGCATTACcattaaatatatatatatatatatatatatatatatatatatatatatatatataatatatatatatatatatatatatgattagAATAAAATGACATCAATGTTTCAGATTTAGTAAAATGATATCTTTGATAATTCTTCTCCCTAAATTTGTATAACAAAATTCACCATTACATTGGATAATATTATCTCTAAACTCAACCCATTTGCTTCATCTCACAATGGCTTTTTCTTCTCATGTCAAAGAAATCACTACCTACGCTACTGGTAACAATCTCATTGCCTTCAAACTCACTGCTAAAGAGGGTATAAACCGCATTCCTCAACCCACATCTTCTAATGAAGCAGTGATGAAAAATTGGCAACACCAGATGTTGATTCATTTCGTGGTTGATATGAAACTGTTAGCGTTCCATGGGCCTATCGCGGACCAGAAATCTCCCTCAAAGGCTGTTGCAATCTTTTTTCCTGGATACAAACTCGCTGCTCCTCCTGCCTTCGACAAATCTGTCATACTCGACGTCAAATTCATGGAGGCGAAAGCCAAGGTCTTTAAGTCCATGCCTACTTCTGGCAACAAAGAATACCTGGAATGGCTTAATAACGTCCAACGAAAACGTCAAGACCAATGGAGGAGTGCAGGGATCTACGACCTTATTCAAATATCAAGGTACGCTCATCGTATAAATCCCTGCGTGTTATTGACGTCCCTATACTTCTGAGAAGGCTCCACCAACACATTCCAGTTGCCTTATGGGATGTTAACACCTACCCAACCCTTTTCCACGTGGCGGCAATCACCGGCCTTTCACCTTTGGGGGAAGTCTTCGATCCCACCCTTTCAACGAAGAACACCTTCTCGTCTGGTCGGCCAACCTTCTGAATTACATAGAAGATCACCACAACAAGGATTATGTCGAAGTGTCCGACGAGGAGCAAATAGCCTTCCTTACTTTATGGCTTTCATACTACGTGTTCTGCCCTGGTTCCTTGCAGATAGTGAAGAGCTATATTGCCCCGGCGATCCAGATTCATGAGGGTCGACAGATGTCCTTAGGTAAACTACTGCTAGCCTCCTTATATCAGGCTCTAGGGCTGACAACCCCGAAACTGAAGTTTCTCTCCAACACTCCACATGCCTTGAATCTTTCGGGTCCTTTATGGCTTTTGCAACATTTGTTAAATGCTACTTTTGAGTATCAGTTAGGCTACCTCGTGTCGGACTGTATTGTTAGAGTGACTGAAGATCGATCGATCGAAGGAGCCAGGTTGGCTTTGACGACATGCCAAGAGAATCCCAACACACATCTCTTCATGAAATACTTAAATATGTTCATCGAAACAGATAAATTTGCTCCCGGTATGACGTCATTTGTTGACCGAACCTTCGGCTCTAACTGGTTCAAAGATCCTTTTCCAGGTGGTTCTCCACAGACTGCAGCCCAATCGAACACGATATGAAGAGCTTTCTTGACTCCTACCTTGTTGCCCTACAAAATTGAGCCAGGGTCGAAGGGGTTCGGTTTTATGAGCTATCAACCGAATCTCGTGGCTCGTTAGATTGGCTTAAGCCAGATGGTTCTGAAACCTTCGGCATCTCATGACACCGCCATTGTATGGTTCGGTTGATCACTAACAGCTGATGATCACAAAGCCTGCCTTCATTTTTGTAAATCCACTCACCGTTACGAACTCCCAATTTTCAGGTTTCAACAATCCTTTCTAACAACAATTGACTTTGATGAATGGTGGAATTCCTACCAGAGTCATTCTTTCCCAAGTGACCAATTTCTCCAAAACATGGTTGACGCTTTTTCCACCCTCATCGGTGATATACCGCCTCCGCCTCCATTCGTTAATGCTCCCAACCCAAAAATCCAAACTTCTCAAGTCGACGAAGCCCCCAAAAAGGTACATGTCACTGACTTAGTTTGGTCTTTTCTTGGGGTTGTACAACACTAACAATTTCTGCTATCAGGTTTGAAAGAGGTTCGTCCCCTCCACTGAGCCAACTCTAGCGAAGCACTCGAAGAAGCAACGAGCGTCTTCGACCCCCACTTCGCAGGTTTTACCTATCCACTTCACGAACAAGTTTTTTACCTTAGCATTTTTTTTACCTCTTCACCTATTTTGATATTCAGGTACCTGAATAAGTACTTGTAGTGGACGATGAGGATTCTGACGGGAGTGTGCACTCGCATATTTTTCTACGTCGAAAACACCACTCAAAACACCTCCTACCCCTATGCAGCAGAAGAAGGCTCAAGCCAAGAAGACTATGTCGAAGGTGACTCCAAGGGATTTGACCCCGACAATCCAAGACGATATCAAGGAAGTTCTCACTCCTCGTGATTCAGAGAGGACTCCCACCGCTTCTCAACCTCTTGTGGATCTTCAAGTATTCGTCCACCCTCCTCCCCATCATCTATGGGTTCCTCTTCGTCATGTAATCTAATACTTTTATCTTTCAGGGACATGTGGGCTCTCCGATTGAGGTCGAAATTATGGTCAAAGATAAGACCGACCATCCTTCAGCCGACGTTGTCATGAGTCCGTAGCGACAAACTGAGTTTCAAAGTGCCTTAACAGCGGTTCCTCAAAGTCTCGTTTCTCTACCAACTCTCAATCCGCCGAACGTGGTTGACGTAAGTGCGTCGACCAACATTTTAACTTCGAGAGAAATCAGGATTATCAAACAAAGGAACCCCACTGAGGCCCTTAGGAAGTTACAGCAAATTTGTCGTCTGTCAACTGATGCGCCACTTCCTTCTTCGACCATCGTTGCTCCCTTAGAGCTACATGCTAAGGTTGTTTTCATTATTTAGAAATTGAAGGCGTCACTCTTCGAGGGCGAATTTCTATGCGCTCTTGAAAAAAAAGGAGAATTTGCTCGTGATATTTTTAAATTCATTGACTCACTTGCCCTCCATGATCTTCCTGCTTCAATGGTCAAGTATTTCGTCGAGTTTGAGGCCTTCTTTACTCAATTTGTCAAGGACCTTAATCTTCGACAAAATGCTAACCTTCAGATTAAGATGAAACTCAATGAGGCAAAGCTTGAATGGGACTCCAGTGAGGCCTGTGAACGAAAGCTTGACAAGTTTGAACAGAAGAAGGAGGAGCATCTTCGTCAGCGGGAAGCCTTCGACCAGCAGATCTCCGGCTATCAAACCCAGATAGCTGAACTTAATAAAAAAATTGTCGAGGTAGAAGCACAAAAAGCTTTCTTGGATACGGTTGAGGTAATTCCCGCGCAAGAAGCAGTCGACAATGAGGTCCTGAAGGGGATATCCCATGGAGAAAGAGCCTTTAATATCGAGGCCGACATAAAATACTTGCGTGGAAAGAAGGTATCTCTAGACAATAGAATTAGTCACGAGATAACCTCGTTTGAGGACTTTAAGTCTTGATTCCCTATTTGATATCTCCTTTGTTTTTTATCTCTCCTGTAAGGTCTGTCGACCATGTTTTGTAATGCCCTTTTGGGTCACCTTAAAGAATCAATGAATCTTGTTATGCTCGGATTTAGATCTCTTGTAGCATATGTTTATATTTCTTTAAATATTTCCCATTCACTCTCAAGACTCTTTGATCCCCATCAAGCTCTTTGATCTCATATGCATTGTTAGCGAATGTTCGGATTACCTCAAATGGTCCCTCCCACTTCGAAGACCATTTACCTAGAGTCTGATCTCGACGATCCATATGTAAGATTACTTTCCAAACATAATCATCAACAGTAAAGGTTTTTTCCCTCACCTTTCTGTTGTATACTTTGGCTACGCGCTTCTTCTGTCGTGCCAGTATTTCCACTGCGGCCAATCTTTCTTCGTCCAAATTGACCAATTCGTCAAACATCATCTCCCAATACTCTTCCGATTGGAGGTTATTCTGACGTTGTACTCTGACGGACTGTAGGCAGATCTCTACTGGAAATATGGCATCGTGCCCAAACGTTGGTCGAAAAGACGTTGAATTTGTTGCCTCTTTTGGGGACGTTCGAAAAGCCCATAGGATTTGGTCCAAAGTCATGTACTAATTCTTTGGTTTTTTGGAAACATGTTTTCTAATCAAACTTTTTATCACTTTATTGGCCacttcgacttggccatttgctTGTGCGTAGTAGGGCGTAGAGGTAACCAACCTGAAACCTGTTTCGCCAGCGAACTCTTGCATCCTTTGTCCCACAAACACTAACCCTTGATTCGTGGTAATGGTCTCTGGGATGCCAAACCAATACAATATCTTTTTGGATGAATTCAATTACCGCCTCTTGATTCACCTTTACCAGAGCAACAACTTTGATCAACTTGGTGAAGTAGTATATCCCCCTTAGGATGAATTTATGTTGCTTCGACGAGGCTGGTCGAATTTCTCCAAAGACGTCTAGTGCCCACCCCCTAAAGGGCCACGACTTGATGATCGCATGCAACTCAGTCGCTGTCATATGTTGAACACCTGCGTGTCTTTGACATTCTTGGCATCCCTTGGCGAACACGATGCAATATTTCAACATACTGGGCCGATAAACCCCTTACCGAAACAATAACCACTTCATCTTATGGTTTGCCTGGTGGGCGCCACAATCTCCACTATGGCCAAATACGCTTCAGTATCTCCCAAACATTTAAGTAGTACCCCTTCTGGTATTTTCTTCAGCAATTTATTTCCTGACAACACATAGCTCAAAGCTCTGTATTTGGTTTTCCTGTCAGTGCCTCCGATTGGGTTCTCTAAATATCCTACAATCGGTTTCCTCCCGTCTGTTGGTGTTGAACTGTTGACAGTGAAAACTCCATGTCCCCAAGACTTCTTGACTCCACAGGCTTCCTGACACTCTTCGTCGAGCCCTTCATTACGATTATCATTCCTGTCGAGGATATCTTCTATCAGTGATGGTGTGTTCGGCACCATCTTCTCTCGAACTTCAATCATATCTTGGAATTTCGACTTAGACATCATATATCCGGAAGAGATTTGGGCCAGCTCGCTGGCTTCTTGGTTTTCGTTTCTCGGTACATGTCTTATGTCTGTAACCTCAAAGTGTTATAATAGTTGCGTCGTAATCACAAAATACTTCAGCAAACTTTCCTTGATGCACTTGTATTCGTGTGTGACCGTCTTGACTACCAACTCTGAGTCTCCCCTTACTTCAATTCGGCTGGCTCTCAACCCTTTCAAGAGCCGAAGACCAATTATTAAAGTTGCGTACTCGACTTCATTGTTGGAATATTTTTCGTTGATCTTGTACTTAAACTTCATTGGGTCATCCTGTGGGGATAATATCAATACCCCGACTCTCGTTCCATCTTTGTGACTAGACCCATCGAAATACAAACGCCATGGTTTGGTGTCAACCACGTTTATAGATGATTCGACCATGGCATGGTCCACTATAAAATCTGCCATGATCTGGCCTTTCATAGCCTTTAAAGGCTTAAACGTCAGAGAAAACTTCGTTAACGCCAGTGCCCATTTTCTAATTCTACTATGCAGAATaggtttagacaacatatgtttaataatatcataatgagacgaaacataaacatcaactggttttatatattgctttaatttcatacaggCAAAATACAAGCATATGCACAATTTTTCCTATGAGACCGTACCTAATTTCAGCATCTACCAATACTTTACTGAGGTAATATATGGGTCTTTCTACACCACTAATATCCTCTTGGGCCAACATACTCCCTATAGTCGTATCTGATGCAGCAATAtataaactcatatttttcttCCTACTAAGAGGTAACAAAATATGAGGCTTGGTAAGGTAATCCTTGATTGCGTCGAAAGCCTCTTGTTGCTCTGGGCCCTAGTAAAAATCACTTTCCCTCTAAATTTTGAGCAGTGGCGAAAATACCTTCGTTTTACCACTTAGATTTGATATGAATCTTCTTaagaagtttatcttccccaacAAAGATTGGAGCTGCTTCTTTGTCAATGTGCTTTTGAGGTCTAAAATCTCCTTTGTCTTGTTATGATTGATCTCAATGCCCCGTTTGTGTACCAAAACCCTAGAAAATCGCTTGCGTGCACACCAAAAGCAgactttaatggattcattttcaatccatatttcctcattcTATCAAACGAGCCTCGAATGTGATCCAGGTGCTCTCCCTGAGATGACGATTTTATCACGATGTCATCAATGTACACCTGCATAAAATTTTCAATGAAGTCATGAAATATGGCATTTATAGCCCTTTGGTAGGTTTCTCCTGTGTTTTTTAAACCAAATGACATCACAACCCATTCGTACGCCCCTAAAGCTCCAGGGCATCGAAATGATGTCTTAGGGACATCTTCTTCGGTAATAAGAATTTGATTGTAGCCAGAGTATCCATCAAGCATGCTCAGGTATTCAAAATCTGCGACCGAATCGACCAACATTTCTGCCACGGGCATCAAATACTCATCCTTTGGTGTGGCGTCATTAGGATCTCTGAAATCTATACAAATTCTAAGAGTTCCGTTTTTCTTGATGACGGGCACTATGTTGAccaaccattcgacatacctcGTCGTTCTGATGAAACGACTTTTGAGGAGTCTTTCGATCTCTTGCTTGATTTTCAAGGTGACGTATGTAGCAAATCGTCGAGGGTGTTGCTTCACTGGCTTTTTCCCAGGTTGGATAGGCAGTTGATGCTCCACCGCACTTCAATTTAAACCCGATATTTCGTTATAATCCCAGGCAAAACAATCCTTGCATTCAGTCAATACCTCAACCAGTTTCACCCTCATTTCTGACCCCCACCTTAGTAattatgtaggttggtctttTTGTGATCCCATCTCCCAGATCGATCTCTTCATAGGTATCTTGTGCTTGCATCTTCCGGGACTCAATCAATGGGTTCTTTTCGAACCCCAAAGGCTCGTTGTCATAAATACAATCAAGCCTCTGGCTTTCTGAAGCTGTTGCTTGGTCTTGTTGACCATGTTCTAAACCTTCGGCCTCACAAGCCAAATTTTGAAGTATCTCCTTTTCCAGATTTGACCTCCTCTTGTTTTCAGCCAAAGAGGCCAAAATTCGAGCTAAGCTTTCTGACTTAGCAATCATCCTCATCAACTGCAGGCCACTCCGAAGGTGAAATTCCCGTCTCTGATCCTGTGTCTTCCTCATTATCCCATATGAAACCATGATCAGGGTCTAAGTTCAGAACTCGACCAGTTTTGACGGAAGTATAGGAGCCTGATTCGTCATCACATGGCGCTATATTCGCCAAGTGTTGGTCGAAAGACCTCTTGGAACCCCTATCGTCGACCTGGTAATAACTTTGGTCGGCCTCAATGTTTTCTATGATGTTGTCCTTTCGCAAGATTATAAGTCTCTGGTGAACCGTCGATGACACAACTCTTATCCCGTGGATCCATTATCGACCCAAAAGTAGATGTAAATTGGCTTTGGAGCCCAGTACCATGAATAGTGTTGAGCGCATTGTTGTGCCCACAACGAGATCGACCTGGACAACCCCCATTATATTGCTGGTTTTCCCCTCATAGTTTGATAGGACCATGTTATGTTGTCGAAGGTCTTCATTACCGTTTCCCATTTTCTTACATAGAGTATAAGGCATCAAATTGACTATAGCGCCTCCTTTGACAAAGACCTTGTTCACCGTCATTCCGTCGACCTTTGCTCTGATGAACAATGGCTTTAGATGATACATCATCCCTGGGTTGGACCTTTTAAACACAACTTAAATATTCTTCCACCACACCGTTATTCATGACATAGTAACACAAAGGTTTTCCTCCATCTGTCTCATCTGGCACAAAATATCCCTCTGTTTTAGAGACTTCAGATACCATGTCGTATTCAGTTGACAACACAAATATAATGCCATAATTTACAACGAAATCATCACCATAAATGTCATTGTTGTTTTCGTCGTATATGTATTCGTCGAACTCCTCATCGGACTGAGGGGAGTATTCAGACTCCCCTTCCTCTGGTTGGGGGGAATAATCGGGTTCTTCTTCCTTCAATTCGCCCCCGCTTCGTGGCTGCTTCTCGACCTCTGACGAACATTCCACATTCTGAGTGGCTATTATTGCCTTCTTTCTTGTCGAGTCGACGGTCATGGCCATTGTCTGATTGGCTACCATTTTTCCTGGTCCTACGACCTTTGGTATCTATTTATTTTGTCCAGCAGTTTCCGAAGGTTTCAACTGTTGAGTGGTAACGTCCTTCCCAGCTTTTTTGTTTCGCTGGTAATGTCTCCACTATGTCCTAGTCATCAGATTCTTTCCTTTGTAGTTAGGAGATATTGTATAGCCTCTTTTCTTCTCTAGAGATGCTGTTTCTTTCTCTAACACACTCCATTTTGGCTTTTTGCCCTCGTTCTAGTTGACACACTCTATCCACTTTTCATGTGGAACATCAGTCGAAGGGATGAAGGTCTTTGGCCCGGAACATTGAAATTGCCTTCTGTAATCTTCGTTCCATCGAGGTGTTCCATGCTTGTCGAACACAAATCGTGGGACAATAAGTTTCTCCTCTTCCACAACCTTGTTGTTTGCCTCCAATTTCCTGGCGGTTTTCTTGTCGAACACCGCACTGCACTTTGGGCATAACAGAGACTTTGACCCGTTCTCTTTGCACTTCTCTTGGAATTCTGATAAACTTTCGCCCGGTTGGGGATATGCCGACTCAGCCTTCCTTTCGACCTTATTCTCAAAACCCTCAGTAGTTTCGACCATCAACACTTCAAACGATTCAGCTAAAGAAGTTGCTTCGAGACCCCCTATGAGACCATCAATAACCTCAACCATCATGCATTCGAGAGACTCCGTGTACAAAGCTTCTTCCACCTTCAGGGGTCAGAGTCCACCTGCATTTTTGGCCTTTCGCCAAACTGGAGCCTTCCTTCTTTCAGAGCTTTTtgcaccaaatccctgaaaagaacacattggtgagttttgtgaccaaggaaattatgaaatttacaaaatcccctttttttctttttttctagGGGGGGTCTTTTAAATCCTGAGGGACGATAATTTGACCATCTTTTACTAACAGATCGAAGATTTCGTCGCACTTAGACACGTAGAAAGTATAGGTCTTAGCTACATATTTGTTTGTTTTTTCTGGTTCGACAAGGCTTTCCCCATTCGAGGGTTTTAAAACCTTACACACATATGGAGGCACGAGCTTAAGTTCTACCATGTTAACCTCGCTTCTGTCGATTATATCTTCATCGTTGGACGAAACTCCTTCGACTGCGATATAGGACACTTTTTCCTTCTTATGATATCGACCCGCCTTGAACTTCTCAGCTTTCGAGCGTTCGATACATCGAACTCCGTCGGCCAATTGGGCCATATCTCTAAGATACTGAGTATCCAATTTTTTCTTTATAGAATAATCTAAACCCCCTGCCGTCATCTTGACTAATTCGTGCTCGGGGACTTGAGTAAAGCGTCGCGCTTTCAACAGTCTAAACCTGTTTAGGTAATAATCAACTAACTTAACAACCTTCCGCTTAACACTAGCTAGTTCTTTGAGGCTAATCTTCGATTGccccatgtaaaattgttcatggaacaatctctcCAACTGTGTCCACGTTTGGATCGACTGTGGAGGTAACGTTGTGAACCACGTAAATGCGTTCTTTGTAAGAGAACTTGGGAAGTATTTTAACTTCAAATCCTCATTGTTCGCTATGTCTCCATCCTTGGTCTGGTACCTGGCCACGTGTTCGAAGCTGGACTCCTCAGTATCCCTAACGAACTTGGTAAATTTCGGGACTTTCCACCCCCTAGGCAATTCTGTCAATAAGACAAAATCAGGTAGAGGTGAAGAGTAAGTCGGCTGTTGTAGGCAGGGACTTATTATGTTTCGTACTATGATCTGTTCGACGATAGCTTCTAGGTTTTGTTCCCCCATGGCTGTTTCATGTCGAACTTGTCTGACCATTTGGTTAAGATCCTGGTTACGGTTAACCATTACCACGGGGGCCTTCGTGCCACCCTTGGGATTTGTTCGAATTCCTGATATTCTTATTCGATAGTATCGTCCGGCATTTCCTCTTGTGGAGCCGGTGTTTTCGGTCGAGGAGGAGGCGTAGGGTTCCGACGGACTGGAGCCCTTGGAGCTCCCAAAAAGTCTCATATCCTTGTCATTTGAGTTGCCAATTATTGGTAACTCTGCATCGAATCTTGGATCAACAGCCTCAACATGGTACCCAATTTTCTAAGTTAGCATGTGTACAATTTCATGATTACTCTCGTTCATCTGTTGTCTCATAACGACGATAGAACTTGACATAAAAGTCGGGACTGATTGAGACGTCAGTTCGAAACCTGGGGGTCGACCAAATGGGGTTGCCAAAGGTCCAAACCCTTGGTAACAGGGAAATGGCGATGATGAGGTATCGCTGTAAGTCGAACCGAGGTTATGCATACTTGCCATAAACTCAACTGACATTCCCAACGTTCGGTGCACGGGGACCGTGAAACTGGGCATATGTTGCCCAACAATTCCCATGGTTGTTGGTGTCGGTGTTTGTGGGTGACACAATGTCATAATTGGCCCTATAAACGCTGTTGAAATCGCCGATGGCACGCTAGAGTCGACATTGGCAGCTTGGGGCGTCGTCGTGTCT encodes:
- the LOC127130822 gene encoding uncharacterized protein LOC127130822, giving the protein MGEQNLEAIVEQIIVRNIISPCLQQPTYSSPLPDFVLLTELPRGWKVPKFTKFVRDTEESSFEHVARYQTKDGDIANNEDLKLKYFPSSLTKNAFTWFTTLPPQSIQTWTQLERLFHEQFYMGQSKISLKELASVKRKVVKLVDYYLNRFRLLKARRFTQVPEHELVKMTAGGLDYSIKKKLDTQYLRDMAQLADGVRCIERSKAEKFKAGRYHKKEKVSYIAVEGVSSNDEDIIDRSEVNMVELKLVPPYVCKVLKPSNGESLVEPEKTNKYVAKTYTFYVSKCDEIFDLLVKDGQIIVPQDLKDPP